Proteins from one bacterium genomic window:
- a CDS encoding heavy metal-binding domain-containing protein, with protein MSKRLPIAAAALASLIAVAGGAAPATIAPATIAPLHGGAVAATKAHAFETLITPQGVRVFLYTDELAPAMVEKATGTAKLALPDGRTLEVPLKAHQPAAGEPASYFCPMHAEVVRDAPGKCELCGGMVLFVQDHLFGAADLGDVDPAKVSALIRVSGLRGVEKEATFTPAFPTPDGKAAAVRAGEE; from the coding sequence ATGTCCAAGCGCTTGCCGATCGCCGCCGCCGCCCTGGCGTCCCTGATCGCCGTGGCGGGCGGCGCCGCACCCGCCACCATCGCACCCGCCACCATCGCACCCTTGCACGGCGGCGCCGTCGCCGCCACCAAGGCCCACGCCTTCGAGACCCTGATCACACCGCAGGGCGTGCGCGTCTTCCTCTACACCGACGAGCTGGCGCCGGCCATGGTCGAGAAGGCGACCGGCACCGCCAAGCTGGCGCTGCCGGACGGCCGCACGCTCGAGGTGCCGCTGAAGGCGCACCAGCCGGCTGCCGGCGAACCCGCGTCCTACTTCTGCCCCATGCACGCCGAGGTCGTGCGGGACGCCCCCGGCAAGTGCGAGCTCTGCGGCGGGATGGTCCTCTTCGTGCAGGACCACCTGTTCGGCGCCGCCGATCTCGGCGACGTCGACCCCGCCAAGGTGTCGGCGCTGATCCGCGTGTCCGGCCTGCGGGGCGTCGAGAAGGAAGCGACTTTCACGCCGGCCTTCCCGACGCCCGACGGGAAGGCCGCAGCCGTTCGGGCGGGCGAAGAGTAG